The following coding sequences lie in one Flavobacterium sediminis genomic window:
- the rocD gene encoding ornithine--oxo-acid transaminase: MSVLEKISSAEAIALENQYGAHNYHPLPVVLSKGKGVFVWDVEGKKYYDFLSAYSAVNQGHCHPEIIEALTDQAQTLTLTSRAFYNDKLGVYEKFVADYFGFDKVLPMNTGAEAVETAIKICRKWAYEKKGINENEAQIIVCENNFHGRTTTIISFSNDENARKNFGPYTAGFIKIPYDNIEALEQAIQSSSNIAGFLVEPIQGEAGVYVPSEGYLAKAKALCEKHNILFIADEVQTGIARTGKLLAVQHENVQPDVLILGKAISGGVYPVSAVLADDAIMNVIKPGQHGSTFGGNPLAAAVAIAALNVVEKEKLADNAERLGVIFREKLKDYIKTSNTVTMVRGKGLLNAIVINDTEESETAWNICVKLAENGLLAKPTHGNIIRFAPPLVMTEEQLLDCISIITKTLQEFEK; encoded by the coding sequence ATGTCAGTTTTAGAAAAAATCAGCTCTGCTGAAGCTATTGCTTTGGAAAACCAATACGGTGCCCATAATTATCACCCGTTACCTGTTGTATTGAGTAAAGGAAAAGGTGTTTTTGTTTGGGATGTGGAAGGAAAAAAATATTACGATTTCCTTTCAGCTTATTCTGCGGTGAACCAAGGACATTGTCATCCTGAAATTATAGAGGCATTAACAGATCAGGCTCAAACCTTAACCTTGACTTCAAGAGCTTTTTATAATGATAAATTGGGTGTTTATGAGAAGTTTGTAGCAGACTATTTCGGTTTTGATAAAGTTTTACCGATGAATACAGGAGCTGAAGCTGTTGAAACCGCTATCAAGATCTGTAGAAAATGGGCGTATGAGAAAAAAGGAATCAATGAAAATGAAGCACAGATTATTGTATGCGAAAACAATTTTCACGGTAGAACGACTACGATCATTTCTTTCTCAAATGATGAGAATGCCAGAAAGAATTTTGGTCCGTATACAGCAGGCTTTATTAAAATTCCGTATGACAATATAGAAGCATTGGAACAAGCGATTCAGTCTTCATCAAATATAGCCGGTTTCTTGGTGGAACCGATTCAAGGTGAAGCCGGAGTTTATGTGCCGTCAGAAGGATATTTGGCTAAAGCAAAAGCGTTGTGTGAAAAGCATAATATTTTGTTTATTGCAGATGAAGTTCAAACCGGAATTGCGCGTACCGGAAAATTGTTAGCTGTTCAGCATGAGAATGTTCAGCCGGATGTATTGATCTTAGGAAAAGCTATTTCTGGTGGTGTTTATCCGGTTTCTGCGGTATTGGCAGATGATGCTATTATGAACGTAATCAAACCCGGACAGCATGGTTCTACATTTGGCGGAAATCCGCTAGCGGCTGCTGTAGCAATTGCAGCATTGAATGTAGTTGAAAAAGAAAAACTTGCCGATAATGCTGAACGCTTAGGAGTGATCTTTAGAGAAAAATTAAAGGATTACATTAAGACCAGTAATACCGTTACTATGGTAAGAGGAAAAGGTTTGTTGAATGCTATTGTGATTAATGATACTGAAGAAAGCGAAACGGCCTGGAATATTTGTGTAAAATTGGCTGAAAACGGCTTATTGGCAAAACCGACTCATGGGAATATCATTCGTTTTGCACCACCGTTAGTTATGACGGAAGAGCAATTACTAGATTGTATCTCTATTATTACGAAAACACTTCAAGAATTTGAAAAATAA
- a CDS encoding uracil-DNA glycosylase family protein — protein sequence MKPLLNEIKSCTICKDNLPLGPNPVLTVHPNAKIVIVGQAPGIKVHQTGIPWNDASGKELRRWLQIGESLFYDEKQIAIIPMGFCYPGKGKSGDLPPRPECALHWHKPLFDLLSNVELILLIGQYAQNYYLKDSKKTLTENVKNYQNFLPRYFVLPHPSPRNRIWMKKNFWFEEEVIPVLREKISTILKK from the coding sequence ATGAAGCCTCTTTTAAACGAAATAAAAAGTTGTACGATTTGTAAAGACAATTTGCCTTTAGGTCCTAACCCCGTTTTAACAGTACATCCTAATGCAAAAATAGTTATTGTAGGACAAGCCCCGGGAATCAAAGTACACCAAACAGGCATACCGTGGAATGACGCTAGCGGCAAAGAACTGAGAAGATGGTTACAAATAGGCGAATCTTTATTTTATGACGAAAAACAAATAGCAATTATTCCTATGGGATTTTGTTATCCGGGAAAAGGAAAATCCGGCGACCTACCACCACGCCCGGAATGTGCATTGCATTGGCACAAACCTTTATTTGATTTACTCTCCAATGTAGAACTAATTCTTTTGATCGGTCAATATGCTCAAAACTACTATTTAAAAGATTCAAAAAAAACCTTGACGGAAAACGTTAAAAACTATCAGAATTTTTTACCGCGATATTTTGTTTTACCACACCCCTCACCTCGTAATCGAATCTGGATGAAGAAAAACTTTTGGTTTGAAGAAGAAGTGATTCCCGTTTTAAGAGAAAAAATAAGTACTATTCTAAAAAAATAA
- the rlmD gene encoding 23S rRNA (uracil(1939)-C(5))-methyltransferase RlmD, which translates to MRKRRSEKIVFENIEILDAGAKGVCVAKAPDGKVIFVPNVVPGDIVDIQTTKKRKAYYEGKATQYHEQSSYRVEPVCQHFGYCGGCKWQNMSYDRQLFYKNQEVENNLKRIGKIELPDFEPILGSEKQFFYRNKMEFGFSNARWMTDEEIKSGVEFESKNALGFHIPKMWDKILDIEKCHLQQDPSNAIRNEIKQFATQHGLAFFDARNQEGLLRTLMIRTASTGEIMVLVQFYKEDQNDRELLLDFIAERFPEITSLLYVINSKANDTLYDQDIKLYKGRDYILEEMEGLHFSINAKSFYQTNSEQAYELYKITREFAGLSGEELVYDLYTGTGTIAQFISKKAKKVIGVEAVPEAIDDAKANAERNNITNCEFFVGDMKNVFNDEFIATHGQPDVIITDPPRDGMHKDVVEQILKIAPKRVVYVSCNSATQARDLALMDEKYKVIRVRPVDMFPQTHHVENVVLLEKRH; encoded by the coding sequence ATGAGAAAGAGACGTAGCGAAAAAATTGTTTTCGAAAATATAGAAATTTTAGATGCAGGCGCAAAAGGAGTTTGCGTGGCAAAAGCTCCGGATGGTAAGGTAATTTTTGTACCGAATGTTGTTCCGGGTGACATCGTAGACATTCAAACGACTAAAAAGCGTAAAGCGTATTACGAAGGAAAAGCGACTCAATACCATGAACAATCTTCTTACAGAGTAGAACCTGTTTGCCAGCATTTTGGCTATTGCGGCGGTTGCAAATGGCAAAATATGTCCTATGATCGTCAGCTTTTCTACAAAAATCAGGAAGTAGAAAACAACCTGAAACGTATCGGTAAGATCGAACTGCCGGATTTCGAACCTATTCTTGGTTCTGAAAAACAATTCTTCTATCGCAATAAAATGGAATTCGGATTCTCTAACGCCCGCTGGATGACTGATGAGGAAATCAAAAGCGGCGTGGAATTTGAATCTAAAAATGCTCTAGGATTTCACATCCCTAAAATGTGGGACAAGATTTTGGATATTGAAAAATGTCACTTGCAGCAAGATCCGTCAAACGCGATCAGAAATGAGATCAAACAATTTGCTACGCAACATGGCTTAGCCTTTTTTGACGCGCGCAATCAGGAAGGTCTTTTGCGTACTTTAATGATCCGAACAGCTTCGACCGGTGAGATTATGGTTTTGGTTCAGTTTTACAAAGAAGACCAAAATGATAGAGAATTACTTTTAGATTTTATTGCTGAACGTTTCCCGGAAATTACCTCTTTATTGTATGTGATCAACAGCAAAGCAAATGATACGTTGTATGATCAGGATATAAAACTATATAAAGGGCGTGATTATATCTTAGAAGAAATGGAAGGCTTGCATTTTAGCATTAATGCAAAATCATTCTACCAGACCAATTCTGAACAGGCTTACGAATTATATAAAATTACCCGGGAATTTGCCGGATTAAGCGGAGAAGAGCTCGTTTATGACCTATATACCGGAACCGGAACTATTGCGCAATTCATTTCCAAAAAAGCTAAAAAAGTGATTGGTGTAGAAGCTGTACCTGAAGCTATTGATGATGCAAAAGCTAATGCCGAACGCAATAATATTACCAATTGTGAGTTCTTTGTAGGAGACATGAAAAACGTATTCAATGATGAATTTATAGCTACTCACGGGCAACCGGATGTCATAATCACTGACCCGCCCAGAGACGGTATGCATAAAGATGTTGTTGAACAAATTTTGAAAATTGCCCCGAAACGTGTTGTTTACGTAAGCTGCAACAGTGCTACACAAGCCAGAGATCTGGCTTTGATGGACGAAAAGTATAAAGTGATCCGTGTGCGACCGGTAGATATGTTTCCACAAACGCACCATGTGGAAAATGTTGTACTTTTGGAGAAAAGACATTAA